The Primulina eburnea isolate SZY01 chromosome 13, ASM2296580v1, whole genome shotgun sequence genome includes a region encoding these proteins:
- the LOC140810096 gene encoding UPF0496 protein At1g20180-like produces the protein MLFGCLDSGRSRKADVNSLVSKPNLNDEYKEAFRTKSYTEIYNKVQSQLKINKSFDEQCPHSLSTPPHLSKVHLADHLLEPRQETLTPILENPNLQIFAEYFNTSLEAFQNCEFLLRNINQERINYLEIQDMIKKIKCVPNGSTWTSDEYYQVQKVLVTFTSQNPLSVISPEKFHELHHNHVLLYRELTSQHNKTKQRIKANRCIKLVKTIFKVVGGGALAAALLVLAMHSTIGMVVGPIILVCFLISLAKNKTKQRLNKERLKRLFAQLDAAARGVYTLINDFDTVSWLEKTMNEEMEHMHSLVDNCVKRGKNETLKVAAKVFQMQEPRFLGQLEELEKHTYLSLLNINRTRKQVALEMNMPRTDPNASE, from the coding sequence ATGTTGTTTGGTTGTTTGGATTCAGGAAGAAGCAGAAAAGCCGATGTGAATAGCTTAGTGAGCAAGCCAAACTTGAATGACGAATATAAAGAAGCATTTAGGACGAAATCTTACACTGAGATATACAACAAAGTTCAAAGCCAACTGAAAATAAATAAGTCTTTCGATGAACAATGCCCACACTCCTTATCAACTCCCCCTCATCTAAGCAAAGTCCATCTCGCGGACCATCTACTTGAACCCCGCCAAGAAACCCTAACCCCTATATTAGAGAACCCAAATCTCCAAATTTTTGCCGAGTACTTTAATACTAGTCTAGAAGCATTCCAAAACTGTGAATTTCTCCTCAGAAATATCAATCAAGAACGCATTAATTATCTAGAAATACAggatatgataaaaaaaatcaaatgcgTTCCAAATGGTTCAACTTGGACTAGTGATGAGTACTACCAGGTACAAAAAGTTTTGGTTACATTCACTTCACAGAACCCTCTTTCAGTGATCAGCCCTGAGAAGTTCCATGAATTACACCATAATCACGTACTTTTGTATCGTGAATTAACATCCCAACATAATAAAACCAAACAGAGAATAAAGGCCAACAGGTGTATTAAATTGgtcaaaacaatatttaaagtGGTGGGCGGAGGTGCATTGGCTGCTGCTTTGCTAGTTTTGGCCATGCATAGCACAATAGGCATGGTGGTTGGCCCAATAATACTTGTTTGTTTCTTAATATCGTTGGCAAAGaataaaacaaaacaaagaTTGAATAAAGAACGTCTCAAAAGACTATTTGCGCAACTAGATGCTGCAGCAAGAGGGGTATATACACTGATCAATGATTTCGACACAGTAAGTTGGCTCGAAAAGACTATGAACGAGGAAATGGAACACATGCACTCGCTAGTTGATAATTGTGTTAAAAGGGGGAAGAATGAGACTTTAAAGGTGGCTGCCAAGGTATTCCAAATGCAAGAGCCTAGGTTTTTGGGACAGCTGGAAGAGCTAGAGAAGCATACATACTTGAGTCTTCTCAACATCAATCGTACAAGAAAGCAAGTTGCGCTCGAAATGAATATGCCGAGAACTGATCCCAACGCATCTGAGTGA